A window of the bacterium genome harbors these coding sequences:
- a CDS encoding TrkA family potassium uptake protein — protein sequence MKIIVIGCGRMGAGLAQTLSLQGHAVTVVDADPAAFDRLGPSFKGNTVAGSAVDRETLLAAGMERADGLAAVTASDEANVVAARLAMQVFHVPRVVARLYDPRKAEIYRRLGLHTITPVTWGIHRMAELLCYSRLDTVASLGSGEVDVVEVEVPTLLVGRTVTELTVAGEAQVVSISRAGKTFLPTLATVFHKGDLVHVAVLVSSADRLRKLLGLQ from the coding sequence TTGAAGATCATCGTCATCGGCTGCGGCCGGATGGGCGCGGGGCTCGCGCAGACCCTATCGTTGCAGGGCCACGCGGTGACCGTGGTGGACGCGGACCCGGCGGCCTTCGACCGCCTGGGGCCTTCCTTCAAGGGAAATACGGTCGCCGGGAGCGCCGTCGACCGGGAGACGCTTCTTGCCGCGGGAATGGAGCGGGCGGACGGGCTGGCGGCGGTGACCGCAAGCGACGAGGCCAACGTGGTCGCCGCGCGGCTGGCGATGCAGGTCTTCCACGTGCCACGGGTGGTCGCCCGGCTCTACGACCCTCGCAAGGCGGAGATCTACCGGCGGCTGGGGCTGCACACGATCACGCCGGTGACGTGGGGAATCCATCGGATGGCCGAGCTGCTCTGCTACTCCCGCCTCGACACCGTGGCGAGCCTGGGGAGCGGCGAGGTCGACGTCGTGGAGGTGGAAGTTCCAACCCTCCTGGTGGGGCGGACGGTGACCGAGCTGACGGTGGCCGGCGAGGCCCAGGTCGTGTCGATCAGCCGCGCCGGGAAGACCTTCCTCCCCACGCTGGCTACGGTGTTCCACAAGGGGGACCTGGTCCACGTGGCGGTGCTGGTGTCGTCGGCCGACCGTCTCAGGAAGCTGCTGGGGTTGCAATAG
- a CDS encoding sigma-70 family RNA polymerase sigma factor, with amino-acid sequence MTVSRRHLVFVPAILSSHLPDAPAAIETLFDRYHEKVYGLAMSILMNRNDAEEATRDVFLTVVRKAECFQEDPGNHSWIYRICVNTCLMRLRKGRRTETVPIEEFLPSFTKEGAHARPVEDWSREVEQRIPEKELGQVIGGFAEELTEKYCLVFALSDLQAFSYEDTAQVLGLSIAAVKSRLHLARLYVRERISRYRRNGRVL; translated from the coding sequence ATGACAGTATCCCGACGACATCTCGTTTTTGTCCCGGCGATCCTTTCCAGTCACCTCCCGGATGCGCCGGCCGCAATCGAAACCCTCTTCGACCGATACCATGAAAAGGTGTATGGCCTCGCCATGTCGATCCTGATGAATAGAAACGACGCCGAGGAAGCGACGCGGGACGTCTTCCTCACGGTCGTACGGAAGGCGGAATGTTTCCAGGAGGACCCGGGGAATCACTCCTGGATCTACCGGATCTGCGTGAACACCTGCCTGATGCGCCTGCGCAAGGGCCGGCGGACGGAAACCGTCCCGATCGAGGAATTTCTGCCCTCCTTCACCAAGGAGGGCGCGCATGCGAGGCCGGTCGAGGACTGGAGCCGGGAAGTCGAGCAACGGATTCCGGAGAAGGAACTCGGGCAGGTGATCGGCGGGTTCGCCGAGGAGCTTACGGAAAAATACTGCCTGGTGTTCGCTCTTTCCGATCTCCAGGCATTCTCCTACGAAGATACGGCGCAGGTTCTGGGCCTGTCGATCGCTGCGGTGAAGTCGCGCCTCCACCTGGCGAGGCTCTATGTGAGAGAGCGGATCAGCCGATACCGCCGGAATGGAAGGGTGCTCTAA
- a CDS encoding DEAD/DEAH box helicase: MSFEEFGLRPEILRAVAEKKYTTPTPIQAKAIPIVLEGKDLIGCAQTGTGKTAAFALPILHRLQGTPWKGAGRRPIRVLVLTPTRELASQIAESFGAYGRHTALKHAIVFGGVNQGPQSQALRRGIDILVATPGRLLDLMSQGLVPLRTVETFVLDEADRMLDMGFIHDIRRVIDQLPAKRQTLFFSATMPREIQGLADTILRDPVRVAVTPVATPAEAVEQRVHYVEKSEKIKLLKHLLDGPAIKNALVFTRTKHGADAVTKQLERYQVRAEAIHGNKSQNAREKALSSFKRGVTRVLVATDIASRGLDIVDLSHVVNFDLPNEPESYVHRIGRTGRAGASGIALSFCSFDERPFLADIERLIRKHLPVAEDPTYRSGYGVGTPTNLDPRQPHGAGALSQVHPGMPGHQGKRDTSGTRPDGRPGGRSRRDSKWTPGFGASKPSPRHAEHRRAEW, translated from the coding sequence TTGTCGTTCGAAGAGTTCGGGCTCCGCCCCGAGATCCTCCGCGCCGTCGCGGAGAAAAAGTACACCACCCCGACCCCCATCCAGGCGAAGGCGATCCCGATCGTGCTCGAGGGGAAGGACCTGATCGGATGCGCCCAGACCGGCACCGGGAAGACGGCCGCGTTCGCGCTCCCGATCCTGCACCGCCTCCAGGGGACTCCCTGGAAAGGGGCGGGCCGGCGGCCCATCCGCGTCCTCGTGCTCACACCCACGCGGGAACTGGCCTCCCAGATCGCCGAGAGCTTCGGCGCGTACGGCCGGCACACGGCCCTCAAGCACGCCATCGTCTTCGGCGGCGTCAACCAGGGCCCCCAGTCGCAGGCGCTCCGGCGGGGGATCGACATCCTCGTCGCCACGCCCGGACGCCTCCTCGACCTGATGTCGCAGGGACTCGTGCCGCTGCGGACCGTGGAAACGTTCGTCCTCGACGAGGCCGACCGGATGCTCGACATGGGCTTCATCCACGACATCCGGCGCGTCATCGACCAGCTGCCCGCGAAGCGGCAGACCCTCTTCTTCTCCGCCACGATGCCGAGGGAGATCCAGGGGCTCGCAGACACCATCCTTCGCGACCCGGTCCGGGTGGCCGTGACGCCTGTCGCCACCCCCGCCGAGGCCGTGGAGCAGCGGGTCCACTACGTGGAGAAATCCGAGAAAATCAAGCTCCTCAAGCACCTTCTGGACGGCCCCGCCATCAAGAACGCGCTGGTCTTCACGCGCACCAAGCACGGCGCCGACGCGGTCACCAAGCAGCTCGAGCGGTACCAGGTCCGGGCCGAGGCGATCCACGGCAACAAGTCGCAGAACGCGCGCGAGAAGGCGCTGTCGAGCTTCAAGCGGGGGGTGACGAGAGTGCTCGTCGCGACAGACATCGCCTCCCGGGGCCTCGACATCGTCGACCTGTCCCACGTGGTCAACTTCGACCTCCCGAACGAGCCGGAAAGCTACGTCCACCGGATCGGACGCACGGGCCGGGCAGGCGCCTCCGGGATCGCCCTGTCGTTCTGCTCCTTCGACGAGCGCCCCTTCCTCGCCGACATCGAGCGGCTCATCCGCAAGCATCTCCCGGTGGCGGAGGATCCGACGTACCGCTCCGGGTACGGCGTCGGGACACCGACGAACCTCGACCCGCGCCAACCACACGGTGCGGGGGCGCTATCCCAGGTTCACCCCGGCATGCCGGGTCATCAGGGGAAGCGGGACACCTCCGGCACGCGTCCGGACGGCCGCCCGGGCGGGCGCTCGCGCCGCGATTCGAAGTGGACCCCGGGGTTCGGAGCGAGCAAGCCGTCCCCGCGCCACGCGGAACATCGCCGCGCGGAGTGGTAA
- a CDS encoding Hsp20/alpha crystallin family protein has translation MLKKHPLSLAKTEPASVISPFEKFERRFEDFFRRPFAMMESPGWMRWPGLAGEVSPAMDVYEEGGDIVVKAEIPGMKKEEIHVDIDEKSVTVSGEKKKEEKIEKKNYVHLERTYGSFARTFALPAEVQTDKARATFKDGILVIRVPKTAEAASRTRKIAVE, from the coding sequence ATGCTGAAGAAACATCCACTTTCCCTTGCGAAAACGGAACCCGCATCCGTCATTTCCCCGTTCGAGAAATTCGAGCGGCGGTTCGAGGATTTTTTCCGCCGGCCCTTTGCCATGATGGAGTCGCCTGGGTGGATGCGGTGGCCGGGGCTTGCCGGGGAGGTATCTCCGGCGATGGATGTTTATGAGGAGGGCGGCGACATCGTCGTTAAGGCGGAGATCCCGGGGATGAAGAAGGAGGAGATCCACGTCGACATCGACGAGAAGAGCGTGACCGTCTCGGGCGAGAAGAAGAAGGAGGAGAAGATCGAGAAGAAGAATTACGTCCATCTCGAGCGCACCTACGGCTCCTTCGCGCGCACCTTCGCGCTCCCCGCGGAGGTGCAGACGGACAAGGCCCGGGCGACGTTCAAGGACGGGATTCTTGTGATCCGTGTCCCCAAGACCGCGGAAGCGGCGAGCCGGACCCGGAAGATCGCTGTCGAATGA
- a CDS encoding 2-oxoisovalerate dehydrogenase codes for MEEIIFVVEESPEGGYTARALGASIFTEADDLEGLPANVRDAVLCHYEEDRRPRFIRLHFTRDELIAV; via the coding sequence TTGGAAGAGATCATCTTCGTCGTGGAAGAGTCGCCGGAAGGGGGGTACACCGCCCGGGCGCTCGGAGCCTCTATTTTCACGGAGGCGGACGACCTCGAAGGGTTGCCCGCAAACGTGCGTGATGCGGTCCTTTGCCACTACGAAGAAGACCGCCGCCCAAGATTCATCCGGTTACATTTCACGCGGGATGAACTGATCGCCGTATGA
- the mscL gene encoding large-conductance mechanosensitive channel protein MscL — MLKEFKEFAMRGNVMDMAIGIIIGAAFGSIIGTLVSDVLMPPIGLLLGDVDFANLFLVLKEGKTAGPYATVAAAKGAGAVTLNYGLFVNTVVNFLVVAFAIFYVVRGMNSLKKKEEAPPAAPTTKECPHCLSTIPIKATRCGHCTSELGAA; from the coding sequence ATGCTGAAGGAGTTCAAGGAATTCGCCATGCGTGGAAACGTCATGGACATGGCGATCGGCATCATCATCGGTGCGGCATTCGGGTCGATCATCGGGACACTGGTTTCCGATGTCCTGATGCCTCCGATCGGGCTTCTCCTGGGTGACGTGGATTTCGCGAACCTCTTCCTGGTGCTGAAGGAAGGGAAGACCGCCGGCCCCTACGCGACGGTCGCCGCCGCCAAGGGGGCGGGGGCGGTCACGCTCAACTATGGGCTGTTCGTGAACACCGTCGTGAATTTCCTCGTTGTCGCCTTCGCCATCTTCTACGTGGTCCGGGGCATGAACTCCCTCAAGAAGAAGGAAGAGGCCCCGCCCGCCGCACCGACGACGAAGGAGTGCCCGCATTGCCTGTCGACTATCCCCATCAAGGCGACGCGATGCGGCCACTGCACCTCGGAACTCGGGGCCGCGTAG
- a CDS encoding rubrerythrin family protein codes for MGPKTTENLKAAFAGESQAHMKYMIFADKAEKEGLRNIARLFSAVSFAERVHATAHHNVVFGVKPTAENLDSAVAGETYEVETMYPEFRAAAEKEGEQGALTTIRYAIEAEKIHAKLYARAKAAAASGKDLPIGNIQICSVCGHTTEGEAPDHCPVCGAGKEMFRKF; via the coding sequence ATGGGTCCGAAGACGACGGAGAATCTGAAGGCGGCCTTCGCGGGGGAGAGCCAGGCGCACATGAAGTACATGATCTTCGCCGACAAGGCGGAGAAGGAGGGGCTTCGCAACATCGCGCGCCTCTTCTCCGCGGTTTCCTTCGCGGAGCGGGTTCACGCGACGGCGCACCACAACGTCGTGTTCGGGGTCAAGCCCACCGCGGAAAATCTCGATTCGGCCGTCGCCGGGGAGACGTACGAAGTGGAGACGATGTACCCCGAGTTCCGCGCCGCCGCGGAAAAGGAGGGGGAGCAGGGCGCCTTGACGACCATCCGGTACGCCATCGAGGCGGAGAAGATCCACGCGAAGCTGTACGCCCGCGCGAAAGCGGCGGCGGCGTCCGGAAAGGATCTTCCGATCGGGAACATCCAGATCTGTTCCGTCTGCGGCCATACGACCGAGGGAGAAGCCCCGGACCATTGCCCCGTGTGCGGCGCGGGGAAGGAGATGTTCCGGAAGTTCTGA
- a CDS encoding TrkA family potassium uptake protein codes for MNVIVVGGGKVGSYLAALLLSAGHNVKLVEVFAGEMPTLRRDLPPGAILAGDGTDPVVLEAAGIRHANVVAAVTGADETNLVVTSLARFEFHVPRTIARVKNPRNDWMFTPEMGVDIALNQADLLGHLIVEEMSLGDMTTLLKLRKGQFSLVEEKVHPEAAASGKAVRDLKLPEACVLVAVLRKGEMFHPAADLILQPADEVLAVVHATQAGKLAALLGPRKG; via the coding sequence ATGAACGTGATCGTGGTGGGGGGGGGCAAGGTGGGGTCGTACCTGGCGGCTCTGCTCCTCTCCGCGGGGCACAACGTCAAGCTCGTCGAGGTGTTCGCCGGGGAGATGCCGACGCTGCGGCGGGACCTGCCGCCGGGGGCGATCCTCGCGGGGGACGGGACCGATCCCGTGGTGCTCGAAGCCGCCGGGATCCGCCATGCGAACGTGGTGGCGGCCGTGACCGGCGCCGACGAGACGAATCTCGTGGTGACGAGCCTGGCCCGGTTCGAGTTCCACGTCCCCCGGACGATCGCCCGCGTCAAGAACCCGAGGAACGACTGGATGTTCACCCCCGAGATGGGGGTGGATATAGCGCTCAACCAGGCCGATCTGCTGGGGCACCTCATCGTCGAGGAGATGTCCCTCGGTGACATGACGACGCTTCTGAAGCTCCGCAAGGGGCAGTTCTCCCTCGTGGAGGAAAAGGTCCACCCCGAGGCGGCCGCCTCCGGCAAGGCGGTGCGGGATCTGAAGCTCCCGGAGGCATGCGTCCTGGTGGCGGTCCTGCGGAAAGGGGAAATGTTTCACCCCGCCGCCGACCTGATCCTCCAGCCGGCCGACGAGGTGCTCGCGGTGGTGCACGCCACGCAGGCGGGGAAGCTCGCCGCCCTCCTGGGGCCCCGGAAGGGGTGA
- a CDS encoding cation-transporting P-type ATPase produces MIASAGHPRESLTIGAPAGSASSVPVHALRVGEVHAVLSSRPGGLPQADVEERLRRHGPNTIREVRGAPLSVKFLSQFTHRMALLLWAGGLIGFLAGMPQLGVAVWVVNVVNGCFSFWQEYKAEKATEALRRLLPAYARVVRGGEERRVEASALVPGDVLLLSEGEHISADARLVAEAELRVDQSTLTGESHPVRKMCDPAPAQGLARTEIPNLVFAGTGVAAGTGTAVVFATGMETEFGKIAGLTQEMEGERSPLQKEMERVTRVVTALATGVGLLCFVLAVLLAGMPLAEGFLFALGMIVAFVPEGLLPTVSLSLALGVQRMARRKALVKRLSAVETLGCTTVICTDKTGTLTQNEMTVRELWVAGKSVAVTGAGYAPGGEFLVDGLPLPPDAPLRADLRPLLLCGALCNNARLLPPEAASGRWSILGDPTEAAMKVAAIKGGVDLEAEAARSPRIREIPFDSRRKRMATVHSSGANWTVRMKGAPQEVLLRCSSIRWGGGDRVIGEAETAQVNAANDDLARAGLRVLAVAERSLPASIAGDEAGEIERDLTFLGLVAMMDPPRPEVIEAVSRCHRAGIRIVMITGDYALTAESIARRIGILRTPEPRLLNGAELDGMGEEALKGALRDEVILARVTPEHKLRVVNALQEMGHIVAVTGDGVNDAPALKKADIGVAMGLSGSDVAKEAADMVLADDNFASIVNAVEEGRAVFANIKKFITYIFTSNTPEAVPFILFAFTAGRIPLALNVMQILSIDLGTDLVPALALGAEPPEPGLMDRPPRNLSEHAITRSLLLRAYLFLGLIQSAAAMAAFYFVFWTNGYWGRWIDLPRNGPLYRAATAMTLAAVVATQVGNLFAQRTDRASVFHSGFFRNRLVWVGIATEVGVLLLIVHVPFLQSIFGTAGFPAQGWGFLLLCVPALLLADEGRKALLRFRERATNPGGAP; encoded by the coding sequence ATGATCGCTTCCGCAGGACACCCTCGGGAATCCTTAACCATCGGCGCCCCGGCCGGCTCCGCTTCTTCCGTACCCGTTCATGCCCTTCGCGTCGGAGAGGTGCACGCCGTGCTCTCTTCCCGACCGGGGGGACTTCCCCAGGCGGACGTCGAGGAGCGTCTGCGGCGTCATGGGCCGAACACGATCCGCGAGGTCCGTGGCGCGCCTCTCTCCGTGAAGTTCCTGTCCCAGTTCACCCACCGGATGGCCCTCCTGCTCTGGGCCGGCGGGCTGATCGGATTTCTCGCCGGGATGCCCCAACTCGGCGTGGCGGTATGGGTGGTCAACGTGGTCAACGGCTGCTTCAGCTTCTGGCAGGAGTACAAGGCGGAGAAGGCGACCGAAGCGCTGCGGCGTCTCCTTCCGGCGTATGCCCGCGTGGTCCGGGGAGGGGAGGAGCGGCGGGTCGAGGCGTCGGCCCTCGTCCCGGGCGACGTGCTCCTGCTGTCGGAGGGGGAGCACATCTCGGCGGACGCCCGCCTCGTTGCGGAGGCGGAATTGCGGGTGGACCAGTCCACCCTGACCGGCGAATCGCACCCCGTCCGCAAGATGTGCGACCCCGCCCCGGCGCAGGGGCTGGCCCGGACCGAGATTCCCAACCTCGTGTTCGCGGGGACCGGCGTAGCCGCGGGGACGGGGACCGCGGTTGTCTTCGCCACCGGAATGGAGACGGAGTTCGGGAAGATCGCCGGCCTCACACAGGAGATGGAGGGGGAGCGCAGCCCCCTGCAGAAGGAGATGGAGCGGGTGACCCGGGTGGTGACCGCGCTGGCCACGGGCGTAGGCCTCCTATGTTTCGTCCTTGCCGTCCTCCTGGCGGGGATGCCCCTGGCGGAAGGGTTCCTCTTCGCGCTGGGAATGATCGTCGCCTTCGTGCCGGAGGGATTGCTTCCCACGGTGAGCCTCTCCCTGGCGCTGGGCGTCCAGCGGATGGCCCGCCGCAAGGCGTTGGTCAAGCGGCTCTCTGCCGTCGAAACGCTGGGGTGCACCACGGTCATCTGCACCGACAAGACCGGGACGCTGACGCAGAACGAGATGACGGTGCGGGAGCTGTGGGTCGCGGGGAAATCGGTGGCCGTGACCGGTGCGGGCTACGCGCCGGGAGGGGAATTCCTCGTCGACGGTCTTCCCCTTCCGCCGGACGCCCCCCTTCGCGCCGACCTCCGCCCGCTCCTCCTCTGCGGGGCGCTGTGCAACAACGCGCGGCTGCTCCCGCCGGAGGCCGCGTCGGGGCGCTGGTCCATCCTGGGCGACCCCACGGAGGCGGCCATGAAGGTTGCGGCCATCAAGGGCGGGGTCGACCTCGAGGCCGAGGCGGCGCGCTCCCCGAGGATCCGCGAGATCCCCTTCGACTCCCGCCGGAAGCGGATGGCCACCGTCCACTCGTCGGGGGCGAATTGGACGGTCCGGATGAAGGGCGCTCCCCAGGAGGTGCTCCTGCGCTGCTCGAGCATCCGTTGGGGAGGAGGGGACCGGGTGATCGGGGAAGCGGAGACGGCGCAGGTGAACGCGGCCAACGACGATCTCGCCCGGGCGGGGCTGCGCGTGCTGGCGGTCGCCGAGAGGTCCCTGCCGGCTTCCATCGCAGGCGATGAGGCCGGGGAGATCGAGCGGGACCTCACCTTCCTCGGCCTTGTGGCGATGATGGACCCGCCCCGGCCGGAGGTCATCGAGGCGGTGTCCCGGTGCCACCGCGCCGGGATCCGGATCGTCATGATCACCGGAGACTATGCGCTGACGGCGGAGAGCATCGCCCGGCGGATCGGGATCCTGCGCACCCCGGAGCCCCGCCTGCTGAACGGCGCCGAGCTGGACGGGATGGGGGAGGAGGCCCTCAAAGGGGCGCTCCGGGACGAAGTGATCCTCGCCCGGGTGACGCCGGAACACAAGCTGCGGGTGGTCAACGCCCTGCAGGAGATGGGGCATATCGTAGCGGTGACCGGAGACGGGGTGAACGACGCCCCCGCGCTGAAAAAAGCCGACATCGGGGTGGCGATGGGCCTCTCGGGGTCGGACGTGGCCAAGGAGGCGGCCGACATGGTCCTGGCCGACGACAACTTCGCCTCCATCGTGAACGCGGTGGAAGAAGGGCGCGCCGTCTTCGCCAACATCAAGAAGTTCATCACCTACATCTTTACGAGCAATACCCCCGAGGCGGTTCCGTTCATCCTCTTCGCCTTCACCGCGGGACGCATCCCGCTGGCGCTCAACGTCATGCAGATCCTGTCGATCGACCTTGGGACCGACCTCGTCCCCGCCCTTGCGCTGGGGGCCGAGCCGCCCGAGCCGGGATTGATGGACCGGCCGCCCCGCAATCTGTCGGAACACGCGATCACGCGGTCTCTCCTGCTGCGGGCCTACCTCTTCCTTGGCCTGATCCAGAGCGCGGCGGCGATGGCGGCGTTCTACTTCGTCTTCTGGACGAACGGATACTGGGGGAGATGGATCGATCTCCCGCGGAACGGGCCGCTCTACCGGGCCGCCACCGCGATGACGCTGGCCGCGGTTGTCGCCACCCAGGTGGGGAACCTCTTTGCCCAGCGGACCGATCGCGCCTCGGTCTTCCACTCCGGCTTCTTCCGGAACCGTCTCGTCTGGGTCGGGATCGCCACGGAGGTGGGGGTCCTGCTCCTGATCGTCCATGTCCCGTTCCTGCAATCCATCTTCGGAACGGCGGGGTTTCCCGCGCAGGGATGGGGGTTCCTTCTCCTGTGCGTCCCCGCGCTGCTGCTGGCCGACGAGGGCCGCAAGGCGCTGCTCCGGTTCCGGGAGCGCGCGACCAACCCGGGAGGTGCGCCTTGA
- the pckA gene encoding phosphoenolpyruvate carboxykinase (ATP) produces the protein MNGNRADDLSFHGIRRAEAVWWNLSRSALLEQSLRRREGHLAASGPLVVRTGEYTGRSPNDRFFVREPGSEGAIHWGKTNRPFDADKYEALRARLFAYLEGRELFVQDCHVGADETHRLPIRVITEMAWHALFARNMFLPVHREALGRHVPDFTVISAPGFHSRPEMDGTRSEVFILIHFGRKEVLIGGTLYAGEIKKSIFTVMNFLLPAAGVLPMHCAASYGRDDQDVAVLFGLSGTGKTTLSADPERTLVGDDEHGWSDRGVFNFEGGCYAKVINLSPRMEPEIHRTTGMFGTILENVGLEIESRRIDLNDATLTENTRASYPLSSIPRIAPRGAVGHPKHIVMLTADAFGVLPPISSMTTDQAMYHFLSGYTAKVSGTERGVVEPQATFSTCFGGPFMALNPSIYAKLLGEKVAAHHVKVWLVNTGWTGGPYGTGRRMNINHTKAMLRAALSGKLDHVETREDPVFGLRVPASCLEVPAEVLDPRSTWKDQAAYDRTARKLAGMFHENFAQYAEQVTPEVRTAGFRNPG, from the coding sequence ATGAACGGGAACCGGGCCGACGATCTCTCCTTCCACGGAATCCGGAGAGCCGAAGCCGTCTGGTGGAACCTCTCGCGCTCGGCGCTGCTCGAGCAGTCGCTGCGGCGTCGCGAAGGACACCTGGCGGCGTCCGGTCCGCTCGTCGTGCGAACCGGCGAGTACACGGGCCGGTCCCCCAACGACCGCTTCTTCGTGCGGGAGCCCGGGAGCGAGGGGGCGATCCACTGGGGAAAGACGAACCGCCCCTTCGACGCCGACAAGTACGAGGCGCTCCGGGCGCGGCTCTTCGCCTATCTCGAGGGGAGGGAGCTCTTCGTCCAGGATTGCCACGTGGGCGCGGACGAGACGCACCGTCTCCCGATCCGGGTCATCACCGAGATGGCGTGGCACGCCCTGTTCGCCCGGAACATGTTCCTCCCCGTACATCGGGAAGCGCTCGGGCGACACGTCCCCGATTTCACCGTCATCAGCGCGCCCGGCTTCCACTCCCGCCCCGAGATGGACGGGACGCGCAGCGAGGTCTTCATCCTGATCCACTTCGGGCGCAAGGAGGTTCTGATCGGCGGCACCCTCTACGCCGGCGAGATCAAGAAGTCGATCTTCACCGTGATGAACTTCCTGCTCCCCGCGGCGGGCGTCCTGCCGATGCACTGCGCGGCCAGCTACGGGCGCGACGACCAGGACGTGGCGGTCCTCTTCGGCCTCTCGGGAACGGGGAAGACGACCCTCTCCGCCGACCCGGAACGGACGCTGGTGGGCGACGACGAGCACGGATGGAGCGACCGCGGCGTCTTCAACTTCGAGGGGGGCTGCTACGCCAAGGTGATCAACCTCTCTCCCCGGATGGAGCCGGAGATCCACCGGACGACCGGGATGTTCGGGACGATCCTCGAAAACGTGGGGTTGGAGATCGAGTCGCGGCGGATCGACCTGAACGACGCGACCCTCACAGAGAACACGCGCGCCTCCTACCCGCTCTCTTCCATCCCCCGGATCGCCCCCCGCGGCGCGGTCGGACACCCGAAGCACATCGTGATGCTGACGGCGGACGCCTTCGGGGTGCTTCCGCCGATCTCCTCGATGACGACCGACCAGGCGATGTACCACTTCCTCTCCGGCTACACGGCCAAGGTGTCGGGAACCGAGCGAGGGGTCGTCGAGCCGCAGGCGACGTTCAGCACCTGTTTCGGAGGCCCGTTCATGGCATTGAACCCCTCCATCTACGCCAAGCTCCTCGGGGAGAAGGTCGCCGCGCACCACGTCAAGGTCTGGCTGGTCAACACGGGGTGGACCGGCGGCCCGTACGGTACCGGACGCCGGATGAACATCAACCACACCAAGGCGATGCTCCGGGCAGCGCTCTCCGGGAAACTGGACCACGTCGAGACGCGGGAGGATCCGGTCTTCGGGTTACGCGTGCCGGCGAGCTGCCTGGAGGTTCCGGCCGAGGTCCTGGACCCGAGATCAACGTGGAAGGATCAGGCGGCGTACGACCGGACGGCGCGGAAGCTGGCCGGGATGTTCCACGAGAACTTCGCCCAGTACGCCGAACAGGTGACGCCCGAAGTCCGGACCGCGGGTTTCCGCAACCCGGGCTGA
- a CDS encoding type II toxin-antitoxin system HicA family toxin encodes MRLPGDISGADLARLLGGLGYTVTRQTGSHLRLTTSEGGVHHVTVPNHSPLRIGTLSAILSDIAIHSKISKEELARKIFG; translated from the coding sequence ATGAGGCTTCCCGGGGATATCTCGGGCGCGGATCTTGCCAGGCTGCTCGGTGGACTCGGATACACGGTTACACGCCAGACCGGCAGCCACTTGCGTCTCACCACTTCGGAAGGTGGTGTACATCACGTCACTGTTCCGAATCACTCCCCTCTTCGAATCGGCACTTTGTCGGCGATCCTTTCGGATATCGCGATTCACTCGAAAATTTCGAAGGAAGAGCTGGCTCGCAAGATTTTCGGATGA
- a CDS encoding ACT domain-containing protein produces MTDSIRKVDYFKAQVQDKAGEGARILSALLGEGINLLAFTGFPRGRRTQLDFIPENGPAFRKAARRAGLEVTKNTAFLIQGQDRPGVIAEIASKLADAGVNITALDAVAAGGGRYGAILWVKPAEVRKAAKALGAK; encoded by the coding sequence ATGACCGACAGCATCCGCAAGGTCGACTATTTCAAGGCGCAGGTGCAGGACAAGGCCGGTGAAGGGGCGAGAATCCTGTCGGCGCTTCTGGGCGAAGGGATCAACCTCCTCGCCTTCACCGGCTTTCCAAGGGGCCGCAGGACCCAGCTCGACTTCATCCCCGAGAACGGCCCGGCCTTCCGGAAGGCGGCGAGGAGGGCAGGGCTTGAGGTGACGAAGAATACGGCTTTCCTGATCCAGGGGCAGGACCGTCCGGGCGTGATCGCGGAGATCGCGTCGAAGCTCGCGGACGCGGGGGTCAACATTACCGCGCTCGACGCCGTCGCCGCGGGCGGAGGCCGGTACGGCGCGATCCTGTGGGTCAAGCCGGCGGAGGTCCGGAAAGCGGCAAAGGCCCTCGGGGCGAAGTGA